One segment of Manihot esculenta cultivar AM560-2 chromosome 4, M.esculenta_v8, whole genome shotgun sequence DNA contains the following:
- the LOC110612811 gene encoding 60S ribosomal protein L23a → MAPAKADSSKKPDPKAQAIKAAKAVKSGPTFKKKANKIRTKVTFHRPKTLKKERNPKYPRISAPPRNKLDHYQILKFPLTTESAMKKIEDNNTLVFIVDIRADKKKIKDAVKKMYDIQAKKVNTLVRPDGTKKAYVRLTPDFDALDVANKIGII, encoded by the exons ATGGCGCCAGCTAAAG CTGACAGTTCAAAGAAGCCCGATCCAAAAGCACAGGCTATCAAGGCTGCAAAAGCAGTGAAGTCTGGCCCAACCTTTAAGAAAAAGGCCAACAAGATCAGGACAAAGGTTACATTTCATCGCCCAAAAACattaaagaaggagagaaatcCCAAATACCCTCGCATAAGTGCTCCACCAAGGAACAAGCTTGATCATTACCAGATTTTGAAATTTCCTCTCACTACTGAGTCAGCTATGAAAAAGATTGAGGACAACAATACACTTGTATTTATAGTTGATATTCGTGCTGACAAGAAAAAGATCAAGGATGCAGTCAAGAAGATGTATGATATTCAGGCCAAGAAAGTTAATACATTGGTCAG GCCTGATGGGACAAAGAAGGCATATGTCAGGCTGACACCAGATTTTGATGCTCTGGACGTGGCAAACAAAATTGGAATCATCTAA
- the LOC110612810 gene encoding RING-H2 finger protein ATL1 → MPPSPTPEAPLRLENYSQWNAYVIGPVIAVCSSVVLFSYYRMLRRLCCTLNTQTLPRNRAQMSRINQNNLEDSSLQNYSHGLESNIMRSLPISQFKKEEESEASNRECAVCLGEFEEGEWLKHLPNCAHVFHVACIDTWFQTHSNCPLCRSHVYDLCHEYSISMDTLLHTLRREDFFNERAEHYQNLRSEILRNSIPATEEIGTGLVSSRQVLE, encoded by the coding sequence ATGCCTCCAAGTCCAACACCAGAGGCACCACTTCGACTTGAAAACTATTCGCAATGGAATGCATATGTGATCGGTCCGGTTATTGCTGTCTGCAGTTCTGTTGTCTTGTTCAGCTACTACAGAATGCTACGCCGACTTTGCTGCACACTGAATACTCAAACTTTACCCAGAAACAGAGCTCAAATGAGTCGAATAAATCAGAATAACTTGGAAGATTCATCATTGCAGAATTACAGTCATGGACTGGAATCGAACATCATGCGCTCTCTACCGATCTCTCAGTtcaagaaggaagaagaatccGAAGCAAGCAACAGGGAATGCGCTGTTTGCTTGGGGGAATTCGAGGAAGGGGAATGGCTGAAACATCTGCCTAACTGTgctcatgtatttcatgttgcCTGCATAGACACTTGGTTTCAGACTCACTCAAATTGTCCTCTTTGCAGGTCTCATGTCTATGATCTATGTCATGAATATTCTATTTCTATGGACACATTGCTTCACACTCTAAGAAGGGAAGACTTTTTCAATGAAAGAGCAGAACATTACCAAAACCTACGTTCTGAGATACTTAGAAACTCCATACCTGCGACTGAGGAAATTGGTACTGGACTGGTTTCATCCCGTCAAGTCCTTGAGTAA